One Planktothrix tepida PCC 9214 DNA window includes the following coding sequences:
- a CDS encoding cellulose-binding protein, with the protein MFNLFRFNFNKNILLFLMFLLGISIVFSTTIDGSQNNLQEFAISQTLSNTQSSLGINLGGVASYSTQFPFIDHFKTSPPWITTCQSKNTSDCHKVWDTEESDLLDLDEQGWVKSLPKPEDPPRYTQVSTIFFADIPKNTPIAGQYLILYDGEGTLEYGLSAKKDLALSKPGRDVINIDSSNTSIALILIAETDPNQTGNYLRNIRMIRAEDETRYQNGEQFNPAFLEKIKPFKTLRFMDWMQTNHSPQKEWKNRPVPERVTYSDVGVPLEVMIALSNQQKAEPWFNMPHQATDEYIRNFAQKVKAELNPNLNIYVEFSNEVWNWNFKQTHYALEQGQARWGKDKGDAFFQWYGMRSAQMCEIWKKEFGNQANRVICVISTQTYYKGAESHILECSYWVAEGNKPCYQGMDAYAIAGYFSGGLGELENSSVVQSWVNQGDQGINQAFEQLKKGGLLPKDWNSLVDNYKMFLRHAEIAKAKGLKLVAYEGGQHLVANPKDPNKEQVSKFFIQLNRDPQMYDAYLQLLQDWKQAGGTLFMHFSDIGKPTKYGSWGALESVYQPTSPKYQALEDFIDNNP; encoded by the coding sequence ATCAAATACTCAATCTTCTTTAGGAATTAATCTCGGTGGTGTGGCGAGTTACTCCACTCAATTTCCTTTCATTGACCATTTTAAAACTTCCCCTCCCTGGATCACCACCTGTCAAAGCAAAAATACTTCAGACTGTCACAAGGTATGGGACACAGAAGAATCTGACCTGTTAGATCTTGATGAGCAAGGATGGGTTAAATCCTTACCAAAGCCTGAAGATCCACCTCGTTATACTCAAGTTTCCACCATTTTTTTTGCAGATATTCCTAAAAATACCCCCATTGCTGGACAATATCTAATTTTATATGACGGAGAAGGAACCCTAGAATATGGTTTATCAGCTAAAAAAGATCTGGCTCTTTCTAAACCCGGTCGAGATGTGATTAATATTGATTCATCTAACACGAGTATTGCGTTAATTTTGATTGCTGAAACTGATCCTAATCAAACCGGAAATTATCTTCGCAATATTCGGATGATTAGAGCAGAAGACGAAACCAGATATCAAAACGGTGAACAGTTTAATCCCGCCTTTTTGGAGAAGATTAAACCCTTTAAAACCTTGCGATTTATGGACTGGATGCAAACCAATCATTCTCCTCAAAAAGAGTGGAAAAATAGACCTGTACCCGAAAGGGTGACTTATAGTGACGTAGGGGTTCCTTTAGAAGTTATGATTGCCCTTTCTAATCAACAAAAAGCTGAACCTTGGTTTAATATGCCCCATCAAGCAACGGATGAATATATCAGAAATTTTGCCCAGAAGGTTAAAGCCGAATTAAACCCTAATTTAAACATTTATGTGGAGTTTTCTAATGAAGTTTGGAATTGGAATTTTAAACAAACCCATTATGCCTTAGAACAAGGTCAAGCTCGGTGGGGAAAAGATAAAGGAGATGCCTTTTTTCAGTGGTATGGAATGCGATCGGCTCAAATGTGTGAAATCTGGAAGAAAGAGTTTGGAAACCAGGCTAATCGTGTGATTTGTGTGATTTCTACACAAACTTATTATAAAGGTGCAGAATCCCATATTTTAGAATGTTCCTATTGGGTTGCAGAAGGGAACAAACCCTGTTATCAGGGAATGGATGCCTATGCGATCGCCGGTTATTTTAGTGGAGGATTAGGAGAGTTGGAAAATAGCAGTGTGGTTCAATCCTGGGTAAATCAGGGCGATCAGGGAATTAATCAAGCCTTTGAACAGTTAAAAAAAGGTGGATTACTTCCTAAAGATTGGAATAGCTTAGTTGATAATTATAAAATGTTTTTGCGCCATGCAGAAATAGCTAAAGCTAAAGGGTTAAAGTTAGTCGCTTATGAAGGCGGACAACATCTGGTTGCCAATCCCAAAGACCCCAACAAAGAACAGGTATCGAAATTTTTTATTCAACTGAATCGTGATCCTCAAATGTATGATGCCTATTTACAACTTTTACAAGATTGGAAACAAGCTGGAGGAACTTTATTCATGCACTTTTCTGATATCGGTAAACCCACAAAATATGGGAGTTGGGGAGCCTTAGAATCTGTATATCAACCGACTTCACCAAAATATCAAGCTTTAGAAGATTTTATTGATAATAATCCCTGA
- a CDS encoding glycosyltransferase, translating to MNSGDLTLSKIGLVAIGRNEGKRLHQCLSSIIGKVENAVYVDSGSTDGSVEIAKSLGVDVIELDLSIPFTAARARNTGFEFLLQKNTELNYIQFVDGDCEIVDGWLNKAQQKLDENPNIAVVCGRRRERFPNASIYNRLCDLEWNTPIGETKACGGDAMMRVEAVQQVSGFNPKLIAGEEPELCVRLRQQGWKIERLDAEMTLHDAQMTRFSQWWKRNLRSGHAYAEGAYLHGKAPEKHWVRESRSIWLWGLIIPLVSIGLIPLTQNWSLLLLLAYPLLTFRIYWNRKLPRDLTAYHRGCYSLSCVISKFPQLQGQFQFYASYLQGKKATLVEYK from the coding sequence ATGAATTCAGGAGATTTAACCTTGAGTAAAATTGGATTAGTTGCGATCGGGCGTAATGAAGGTAAACGGTTACACCAATGTTTATCTTCAATTATTGGGAAAGTTGAAAATGCTGTTTATGTTGATTCCGGTTCAACAGATGGTTCTGTGGAAATAGCAAAATCCCTCGGTGTAGATGTCATTGAATTAGACTTATCCATTCCCTTTACCGCAGCACGAGCTAGAAACACAGGTTTTGAATTTTTACTTCAGAAAAATACTGAATTAAATTATATTCAATTTGTAGACGGCGACTGCGAAATTGTAGACGGATGGTTAAACAAAGCGCAACAGAAATTAGATGAAAATCCTAATATCGCAGTAGTCTGTGGACGACGACGAGAACGGTTTCCGAATGCGTCAATTTATAACCGTCTGTGTGATCTCGAATGGAATACTCCCATTGGTGAAACCAAAGCTTGTGGTGGAGATGCCATGATGCGAGTAGAAGCGGTTCAACAAGTCTCTGGATTTAACCCCAAATTAATCGCAGGAGAAGAACCGGAATTGTGCGTTAGACTCCGACAACAGGGATGGAAAATTGAGCGTTTAGATGCAGAAATGACGCTCCATGATGCCCAAATGACCCGGTTTAGTCAATGGTGGAAACGCAATTTAAGAAGCGGTCATGCCTATGCTGAGGGAGCTTATTTACATGGGAAAGCGCCTGAAAAACATTGGGTGAGAGAAAGCCGTAGTATTTGGTTATGGGGATTAATTATTCCTTTGGTGTCTATTGGTTTAATCCCCTTGACTCAAAACTGGAGTTTACTGTTATTATTGGCTTACCCCCTATTAACGTTTCGGATTTATTGGAACAGGAAACTTCCCCGTGATCTGACAGCTTATCATCGGGGATGTTATTCTTTGTCTTGTGTCATTAGCAAGTTTCCCCAATTGCAAGGACAGTTTCAATTTTACGCCAGCTATCTTCAAGGTAAAAAGGCAACTTTAGTAGAGTACAAGTAG
- a CDS encoding glycosyltransferase family 4 protein, with amino-acid sequence MNKSKKIKVLMVVEQCNPNWSSVPLEGYKYFQQISELVDVTLVTHERNQKDLKSRHSDDNIIFIPESKLAQKYYRNIVTLASKGTINWPLAHTLSYPIYAEFNHRVYQQFKDEVLQRKYDIVHALTPMIPRYPVKLINACQNTPFLLGPVNGGVPFPPGFQKIAKKEFANLNFLRSIGRMLIPGYLQTYQKADQVLSGSTYTLNWLKDSLKVSDDHIDLFYENGIDPTFLTDQPKTRTSDRVNLLFVGRLVPYKCADILIDAIAQLENSIQQKVHLTIVGDGSERTALEASVKQLNLQELVTFTGWVKQEQTLEFYQNSDLFCFPSIREFGGAVVLEAMACGLPCIVVNNGGIGEYVTETTGFKIEPISRDFIRDELTQKIQTLVENEPLWQSMSAQSIQRAKDFLWTTKAQKIVNIYQQLSR; translated from the coding sequence ATGAACAAATCAAAAAAAATCAAAGTTTTAATGGTCGTTGAACAATGTAACCCCAATTGGTCATCTGTTCCTTTAGAAGGCTATAAATACTTTCAACAAATTAGTGAATTAGTCGATGTTACCCTTGTTACTCATGAACGCAATCAAAAAGATTTAAAATCTCGTCATAGCGATGACAATATAATCTTTATTCCTGAGAGTAAGCTGGCTCAAAAATATTATCGAAATATCGTGACTTTGGCTTCTAAAGGAACGATTAACTGGCCCCTTGCTCATACCTTAAGTTATCCCATCTATGCTGAATTTAATCATCGGGTCTATCAACAATTTAAAGATGAGGTTTTACAAAGAAAATATGATATTGTTCACGCCCTGACCCCCATGATACCTCGATATCCGGTCAAACTGATTAACGCTTGTCAAAATACCCCCTTTTTACTAGGGCCTGTGAATGGGGGTGTCCCTTTTCCTCCGGGGTTTCAAAAGATTGCTAAAAAGGAATTTGCCAACCTCAACTTTTTGAGAAGTATTGGAAGAATGTTGATACCAGGGTATTTGCAAACTTATCAAAAAGCAGACCAAGTTCTTTCGGGTTCAACCTATACCTTAAATTGGTTAAAAGACTCTTTAAAAGTTTCCGATGATCACATTGATCTTTTTTATGAAAATGGCATTGATCCAACCTTTCTAACGGATCAACCCAAAACTCGAACCTCTGACCGAGTGAACCTCCTATTTGTCGGTCGTTTAGTTCCCTATAAATGCGCCGATATTTTGATTGATGCCATTGCTCAATTAGAAAATTCAATTCAACAGAAAGTCCATCTCACGATTGTCGGTGATGGTTCGGAAAGAACAGCTTTAGAAGCCAGCGTTAAACAATTAAATTTACAAGAATTAGTCACGTTTACAGGCTGGGTCAAACAAGAACAAACTTTAGAATTTTATCAAAACTCCGATCTGTTCTGTTTTCCATCCATTCGAGAATTTGGTGGGGCTGTTGTCTTAGAAGCAATGGCCTGTGGCTTACCCTGCATTGTCGTTAATAATGGAGGAATTGGAGAATATGTGACGGAGACAACCGGGTTTAAAATTGAACCGATTTCACGAGACTTTATTCGAGACGAACTCACCCAAAAAATCCAAACTTTAGTTGAAAACGAACCCCTTTGGCAATCAATGTCAGCCCAATCAATTCAACGAGCTAAAGATTTTCTTTGGACAACAAAAGCCCAAAAAATAGTTAATATTTATCAGCAGCTAAGTAGGTAG
- a CDS encoding glycosyltransferase, with protein sequence MVHSPVITHPYPLVIVIVNYRTASLTIDCLYSLVNEVQALPGTKVVVSDNASGDNSLTQIQAVIDQEKWGDWVSLIPLDHNGGYAFGNNAIIRPILQSENPPSYFLLLNPDTIVRSGALIKLVEFMEKNPEIGIAGSRLEDPDGTPQRSAFRFHTLWGELDSGLRLGLVSKLLEKWVVAPPVPEQACQMDWVAGASMIVRCSVFETIGLIDEDYFMYYEEMDFCLQAKKAGWNCWYVPESRVVHLVGQSSGINNIKSNPKRLPKYWFDSRQYYFTKNYGQLYAGVTDIIWILSFMTWRVRRQLQNKPDADPPQLLQDFIRYSVLFNLINIFRSDIDPAQNTNIQPQINPTQNLGLWEQIQEDWIAHDRDWTKPGFRAVVVQRFGVWRMQIKSFMFRAPLSFLYRMLYRKIRNTYGIELPHSVELGRRVIVEHQHGIVIHGNSVIGDDCIIRQGVTLGNRYLDKPFDAPKLGKRVNIGAGAKILGNVTIGDDVCIGANAVVLSDVPSGETVVGIPAQIIRSKSAQNPNLI encoded by the coding sequence ATGGTTCATTCCCCAGTCATCACTCATCCCTATCCCCTAGTCATTGTTATTGTTAATTATCGAACAGCTTCCTTAACAATTGATTGTCTATACTCGTTAGTTAATGAAGTTCAAGCGTTACCTGGTACAAAAGTTGTCGTTTCTGATAACGCTTCAGGAGATAATTCTTTGACTCAAATTCAAGCCGTGATTGACCAAGAAAAATGGGGAGATTGGGTTTCTTTAATTCCCTTAGATCATAATGGCGGTTACGCATTTGGTAATAATGCCATTATTCGTCCTATCTTGCAATCTGAGAATCCTCCTTCCTATTTTTTACTTCTCAATCCTGATACGATTGTGCGTTCCGGTGCCTTAATAAAACTGGTAGAATTTATGGAGAAAAATCCCGAAATTGGGATAGCAGGAAGTCGTTTAGAAGATCCTGATGGCACACCCCAACGTTCTGCATTTCGGTTCCATACCTTGTGGGGAGAATTAGATAGCGGACTGCGCTTAGGATTGGTATCTAAATTATTAGAAAAATGGGTTGTTGCGCCTCCGGTTCCTGAACAGGCTTGTCAAATGGATTGGGTTGCGGGTGCAAGTATGATAGTTCGGTGTTCTGTCTTTGAAACGATTGGTTTAATAGATGAAGATTATTTTATGTATTATGAAGAGATGGATTTTTGTTTACAGGCAAAAAAAGCAGGTTGGAATTGTTGGTATGTTCCCGAAAGTCGAGTGGTTCATCTAGTCGGACAAAGTTCAGGTATAAATAATATAAAATCTAACCCCAAACGCCTACCTAAATATTGGTTTGATTCCCGCCAATACTATTTTACAAAAAATTATGGCCAACTCTATGCAGGCGTAACCGATATTATTTGGATACTGAGTTTTATGACCTGGCGAGTTCGTCGCCAACTACAAAATAAACCCGATGCTGACCCCCCTCAATTATTGCAAGATTTTATTCGCTATAGTGTTTTGTTCAACCTAATTAATATTTTTAGGTCAGATATAGATCCAGCCCAAAATACTAACATTCAACCCCAAATTAACCCAACTCAAAATTTAGGACTCTGGGAACAAATTCAGGAAGATTGGATTGCTCATGACCGAGATTGGACGAAACCCGGATTTCGAGCAGTGGTGGTTCAACGCTTTGGGGTATGGAGAATGCAGATTAAATCGTTTATGTTTCGTGCCCCTTTGAGCTTTCTTTATCGAATGTTATATCGGAAAATTCGTAATACCTATGGGATTGAATTACCTCATAGTGTTGAACTGGGTCGTCGTGTAATTGTAGAACATCAACATGGGATTGTAATCCATGGAAATAGTGTGATTGGGGATGATTGTATTATTCGCCAAGGAGTGACTTTAGGAAATCGCTATTTAGATAAACCTTTCGATGCTCCTAAATTAGGAAAACGGGTTAATATTGGTGCTGGAGCAAAGATTTTGGGAAATGTGACCATTGGCGATGATGTTTGCATTGGTGCCAATGCGGTTGTACTTTCCGATGTACCATCGGGTGAAACCGTCGTTGGAATTCCGGCTCAAATTATTCGTTCAAAGTCTGCTCAAAACCCAAACTTAATTTGA
- a CDS encoding ComEC/Rec2 family competence protein translates to MNQTVIFILALAYLLGLLVGAIPWGNYGILGLGIILALVTALKQVYQQKQSRKARIQQFIKQKETRKDALTDPIEFAEKIPKPPRPKLPFWVWLLAGITAFLASVYLQIRTPQPTTNDISQLILNSGNSQDLLITVRGEVGSIPRLTRSGRGQFWLNVNQVNEITNNNTPIAVSRDVKGLVYVTVPLLKATGLYPGESVAITGSLYQPQPPSNPGGFDFYNYLAQQGSFAGLRGRYISHDDSQPPPWGLWKIRQRITRAQAKLLGVPEGSLLSAMVLGRLAVDLPYDIRDTFVQVGLAHILAASGFQVSFLLGIILAITQRFSPKIRFILGLLTLLFYLGLTGISPSVLRATLMGLAVLIALLNQRQTKPLNVLLLVAILLLIVNPLWISDIGFQLSFLATLGLMVTVPPLMQRLNWMPPFFASLIAVPLAVMIWTLPLQLYVFNVLSPYSILVNIIASPLISIITLGGMASALVALFMPGFGSAISQVLHYPILGLIETADYFSQLPGNSIAVGRISLIQLITLYSLNLLIWGYFIWVNPQENFKFSTSKKGWIPILFAATCAVLIVVTPGWYTKTTQFQATILGTPKEPILVIEEKGKVTLINSGSQNTAQFVVLPFLNAQGVNEIQGSVATHPQLGLSIGWPFILENVPIKTFYDNPAPKKTYQATNEVILKALAQQKGAYVPLTLRQPVMLGSVKLELLNPQPPVIRFEIGQNTWTLLGETSINDQKQLMESQSLTPTQVLWWSGEPLSTEILSVLKPKIVIASSNSIDPKTVETLSQQQTQIFWTGRDGAIRWTPTQGFETTLDFDETDGSFL, encoded by the coding sequence ATGAATCAAACGGTGATTTTTATTCTGGCTCTTGCTTATCTCTTAGGTTTGCTAGTGGGTGCAATTCCTTGGGGAAATTATGGAATATTAGGATTAGGAATTATATTAGCACTTGTTACAGCCCTGAAACAAGTTTATCAGCAAAAACAATCCCGAAAAGCTAGAATTCAACAGTTTATTAAACAAAAAGAAACGCGAAAAGATGCCCTCACTGACCCGATTGAGTTTGCTGAAAAAATCCCTAAACCTCCTCGCCCTAAACTGCCCTTTTGGGTGTGGTTATTAGCCGGAATCACCGCTTTTTTAGCCAGTGTTTATTTACAAATTAGAACCCCTCAACCGACGACAAATGATATTAGTCAATTAATTCTTAATAGTGGGAATAGCCAAGATTTATTAATTACGGTTCGCGGAGAAGTGGGTAGTATTCCCCGGTTAACTCGTTCAGGGCGGGGACAATTTTGGTTAAACGTAAATCAAGTTAATGAAATTACAAATAATAATACTCCCATTGCTGTCAGTCGAGATGTGAAGGGTTTAGTTTATGTGACTGTTCCTTTATTAAAAGCAACGGGGTTATATCCGGGGGAAAGTGTTGCTATTACCGGAAGTTTATATCAACCTCAACCCCCTTCAAACCCGGGGGGATTTGATTTTTACAACTACCTTGCTCAACAAGGATCTTTTGCTGGATTACGGGGACGTTATATTAGTCATGATGATAGTCAACCCCCCCCTTGGGGATTGTGGAAAATTCGCCAACGCATTACTCGCGCTCAAGCTAAATTATTAGGAGTTCCTGAAGGTTCGCTACTGAGTGCAATGGTATTAGGCCGTTTAGCAGTTGATTTACCTTACGATATTCGAGATACTTTTGTTCAAGTTGGACTCGCTCATATTCTAGCAGCTTCAGGGTTTCAAGTTTCATTTTTATTAGGAATTATTTTAGCGATTACTCAGAGATTCTCTCCCAAAATCCGCTTTATTTTAGGATTATTAACACTCCTTTTTTACTTAGGTTTAACAGGAATTTCACCTTCTGTTTTACGAGCAACGCTAATGGGATTAGCGGTATTAATTGCCCTTTTAAACCAACGTCAAACTAAACCCTTAAATGTATTATTACTGGTAGCTATATTATTATTAATCGTTAACCCCCTATGGATATCCGATATCGGATTTCAACTGAGTTTTTTAGCCACCTTGGGATTAATGGTCACAGTTCCTCCTTTAATGCAACGGTTAAATTGGATGCCTCCCTTTTTCGCTTCTTTAATCGCCGTGCCCTTAGCCGTCATGATTTGGACATTACCCCTACAACTCTACGTTTTTAACGTTTTATCGCCCTATAGTATTCTAGTTAATATTATTGCTTCTCCTCTAATTTCAATAATTACATTGGGAGGCATGGCAAGTGCCTTGGTCGCCTTATTCATGCCGGGATTTGGAAGTGCGATTTCCCAAGTTCTTCATTATCCAATTTTGGGTTTAATTGAAACAGCCGATTATTTTAGTCAACTTCCAGGTAATTCTATTGCGGTGGGCAGAATTTCCCTCATACAATTGATCACCCTCTATAGTTTAAATCTTTTAATTTGGGGTTATTTTATCTGGGTAAATCCTCAAGAGAATTTTAAATTTTCTACTTCTAAAAAAGGGTGGATTCCCATTTTGTTTGCAGCGACTTGTGCTGTATTAATAGTGGTTACACCGGGTTGGTATACTAAAACAACCCAATTTCAAGCCACGATTCTCGGTACACCCAAAGAACCGATTTTAGTGATTGAAGAAAAAGGAAAAGTAACTTTAATTAATAGTGGAAGTCAGAACACAGCCCAATTTGTCGTTTTACCGTTTTTAAATGCTCAGGGTGTCAATGAAATTCAAGGGTCAGTTGCGACTCATCCCCAACTGGGTTTAAGTATTGGTTGGCCGTTTATTTTAGAGAATGTTCCGATTAAAACGTTTTATGATAATCCCGCCCCTAAAAAAACCTATCAAGCCACCAATGAAGTTATTTTAAAAGCCTTAGCCCAACAAAAAGGAGCTTATGTTCCTTTGACATTACGTCAACCTGTGATGTTAGGTTCTGTGAAACTTGAATTATTAAATCCTCAGCCTCCAGTCATTCGATTTGAAATTGGTCAAAACACTTGGACATTATTAGGAGAAACCTCTATTAATGACCAAAAACAGTTGATGGAAAGTCAAAGTTTAACCCCGACTCAAGTATTGTGGTGGTCAGGAGAACCTTTAAGTACAGAAATTTTATCCGTATTAAAGCCTAAAATTGTGATCGCTTCTTCTAATTCTATTGATCCTAAAACGGTAGAAACTCTGAGTCAACAACAAACTCAAATCTTTTGGACGGGTCGAGATGGAGCCATTAGATGGACACCAACTCAAGGTTTTGAAACAACTTTAGATTTTGATGAAACAGATGGGTCTTTTCTTTGA
- a CDS encoding DUF4079 domain-containing protein, translating to MSLAELLEPIANVFRSLGIPEPITHWGHPVMMGTVIFTMGIYVGWTGWRGRLAEDKEVALKNRADHRKLAPLMFLFLALGYTGGLLSLVMQKQPILESPHFWTGTILLGLLLTNSVIAFTGFGKDNPGLRSTHAYLGTVALGLMLVHTFLGLQLGFSL from the coding sequence ATGAGTTTAGCTGAACTGTTAGAACCCATTGCGAATGTATTTCGGAGTTTAGGAATTCCTGAACCCATTACCCATTGGGGACATCCGGTGATGATGGGAACTGTTATTTTCACAATGGGGATTTATGTCGGGTGGACAGGATGGCGCGGACGTTTGGCGGAAGATAAGGAAGTCGCGTTAAAAAATCGGGCTGACCACCGCAAACTCGCCCCCTTGATGTTTTTGTTTTTGGCTTTAGGTTACACCGGAGGTTTATTATCCCTGGTCATGCAAAAACAACCGATTTTAGAAAGTCCCCACTTCTGGACAGGGACAATATTATTGGGATTATTACTCACTAATAGTGTGATAGCCTTTACTGGGTTTGGCAAAGATAACCCCGGTTTAAGAAGCACCCACGCTTATCTGGGAACCGTTGCACTAGGGTTAATGTTAGTCCATACTTTTTTAGGTTTACAATTAGGGTTTTCTCTCTAA
- a CDS encoding tetratricopeptide repeat protein gives MNKLLLFQKRFFLFKPFSILTASAGVLQVSLSIGISWFLLHAPPFNFAFGQSTVTLAQTPNQTNVKALFKSGIEQFRQGLFLEALATFQTVLEQQQKQGKQAEIAETLTYIGEVYSNLGNDAEALKVLQQALNSYRQLNQQAQNKNPDYQIGISRSLNLIGFVYRNQNKVSDALKLHQEALQISQSINDRVNMGESLHNLASDYTTLKQYDQALNFYQQARTIREEVGDKRDLSRTLNNLGALYLIQGDTQKALEIYQQALALRRQIGDQAGVGRLLSNIGLLYRQLGNDSQALVYFKQASELMTRIEDHGSAAKVHNLIGEIQEKLKQSDQALISYQKAIDLAKLANDQANLSTAFNSLGSVYYSQGQYPQALEAYQKALSIYQTLNNKPEIGTTLNNIGQVYERLGNYPQALQTWKEALAILQQTGNQKXSS, from the coding sequence ATGAACAAATTGTTATTGTTTCAAAAAAGGTTCTTTTTATTCAAACCCTTTAGTATTTTAACGGCTAGTGCCGGGGTGTTGCAAGTTTCCCTGAGTATAGGAATTAGTTGGTTTCTGCTTCATGCACCCCCTTTTAATTTCGCCTTCGGACAATCAACCGTAACATTGGCTCAAACCCCTAATCAGACTAATGTTAAAGCTTTATTTAAAAGTGGAATTGAGCAATTTCGTCAAGGGTTATTTCTAGAAGCCTTAGCAACGTTTCAAACAGTTTTAGAACAGCAACAGAAGCAAGGGAAACAGGCTGAAATTGCAGAAACTCTCACTTATATTGGGGAAGTTTATAGTAATTTAGGCAATGATGCAGAAGCCTTAAAAGTTTTACAACAAGCCCTGAATTCCTATCGACAATTAAATCAACAAGCGCAAAACAAGAACCCAGATTATCAAATTGGAATTAGTCGCAGTTTAAATTTAATCGGATTTGTCTATCGCAATCAAAATAAAGTCTCAGACGCTTTAAAATTACATCAAGAAGCTTTACAAATTTCCCAATCGATTAATGATCGAGTGAATATGGGCGAATCTCTTCATAATTTAGCCTCTGATTATACCACATTAAAACAATATGATCAAGCGTTAAATTTTTACCAACAAGCCCGAACAATTCGGGAAGAAGTTGGAGATAAACGGGATCTCAGTCGCACATTAAATAATTTAGGGGCGTTGTATTTAATTCAGGGAGATACTCAAAAAGCGTTAGAGATTTATCAACAAGCATTAGCCCTGCGTCGCCAAATTGGAGATCAAGCTGGAGTTGGGCGATTATTAAGTAATATTGGGCTATTATATCGTCAGTTAGGAAATGATTCTCAAGCGTTAGTTTATTTTAAACAAGCTTCAGAATTAATGACCCGAATAGAAGATCATGGGAGTGCTGCCAAAGTTCATAATTTAATCGGGGAAATTCAGGAAAAACTCAAACAATCTGATCAAGCTTTAATTTCTTATCAAAAAGCAATTGATTTGGCGAAATTAGCCAATGATCAGGCAAATTTAAGCACCGCTTTTAATAGTTTAGGTAGTGTTTATTATAGTCAAGGTCAATATCCCCAAGCTTTAGAAGCTTACCAAAAAGCTTTATCTATTTATCAAACCCTCAATAATAAACCTGAAATCGGTACAACTTTAAATAATATTGGACAAGTTTATGAACGCTTAGGAAACTATCCCCAAGCCTTACAAACCTGGAAAGAAGCCTTAGCGATTCTCCAACAAACCGGAAATCAAAAAGNAAGTTCATAG
- the cofH gene encoding 7,8-didemethyl-8-hydroxy-5-deazariboflavin synthase subunit CofH — MILNLTADTILNHAIAGDDLSPEQGVVLLQQTDPAIIENIRLVSDTLRSQQVGETVTYVINRNINFTNICEQHCSFCAFRRDAGDEGAFWLELDQILEKAAEAVQRGATEICMQGGLNLEAKINGKSLPYYLNLIQALKTQFPHLHLHTFSPQEVQFIAREDHLSYADVIIALRDAGVGSMPGTAAEILDDSVRKIICPEKINTATWLDIIETAHRLGIPTTSTMLSGHIETPQQQMQHLQQLRSLQQKAIEQDYPARITEFIVLPFVGETAPSPLRRRVGRDQPILADTLLLTAVARIFLGHYIPNHQPSWVKLGLDGATEALQWGCNDIGGTLMEEHITTMAGAKGGTCMEPETLEKAIASLRRPYQQRDTLYHYHSR, encoded by the coding sequence ATGATACTAAATTTAACGGCTGATACCATTCTTAACCATGCGATCGCAGGAGATGATTTATCCCCAGAGCAAGGGGTGGTTTTGCTTCAGCAAACTGACCCAGCAATTATTGAGAATATTCGGCTGGTGAGTGATACCTTACGATCTCAACAAGTAGGAGAAACCGTCACTTATGTGATTAATCGCAATATTAATTTTACAAATATCTGTGAACAACATTGTAGTTTTTGTGCGTTTCGTCGAGATGCTGGAGATGAAGGAGCTTTTTGGTTAGAACTGGATCAAATTTTAGAAAAAGCGGCTGAGGCGGTTCAACGGGGTGCGACGGAAATTTGTATGCAGGGTGGGTTAAACCTGGAAGCAAAAATTAATGGGAAATCCTTACCTTATTATCTCAATTTAATTCAAGCCCTTAAAACTCAGTTTCCCCACCTCCATCTTCATACTTTTTCTCCTCAAGAAGTTCAATTTATTGCCAGAGAAGATCATCTCTCTTATGCCGATGTCATAATAGCATTACGGGATGCTGGAGTCGGTTCTATGCCGGGAACGGCTGCGGAAATTTTAGATGATTCCGTGCGAAAAATCATCTGTCCTGAAAAAATTAATACCGCGACTTGGTTAGACATTATCGAAACAGCCCATCGTCTCGGTATTCCCACCACCAGCACAATGCTATCGGGTCATATTGAAACACCTCAACAGCAAATGCAGCATTTACAACAGTTGCGATCGCTGCAACAAAAAGCCATTGAACAGGATTATCCCGCTAGAATTACAGAATTTATTGTATTACCCTTTGTGGGAGAAACAGCCCCATCTCCCTTGCGACGACGAGTGGGACGGGATCAACCGATTTTAGCGGATACCTTATTATTAACGGCCGTGGCTCGAATTTTCCTCGGTCATTATATCCCGAATCATCAACCCAGTTGGGTGAAATTGGGTTTAGACGGAGCAACGGAAGCCTTGCAATGGGGATGTAATGATATTGGGGGAACGTTAATGGAAGAACACATTACCACCATGGCGGGAGCCAAAGGAGGAACGTGTATGGAACCGGAAACCTTAGAAAAAGCGATCGCGTCCTTGCGGCGCCCCTATCAACAACGAGATACCCTCTATCACTATCATTCCCGATAA